The Maniola jurtina chromosome 20, ilManJurt1.1, whole genome shotgun sequence genome includes the window GAATTTCAAAGTCATGTGTAAGACCACTTTGGTACCTATATTGTATTTTAACTTACAGGTTCCAAGTTCCTCCAATGTTGCAAGCAATCAGCTATTCTCTCCCCGAAGCCGGGAGCGAAGCAGTCGGGGTCCACGGCGACGAAGCACTGCCCTAGGTTAGGAGGCTCTGTCTGTGTGTGAGACCATTGTGGTACATTGTGAGTAGCTCGGGAACCTACCAAACATGTGAAAAATGAGGTATGTTAGGTATATAAATCGCGCAATAGGAACTTCGTTAAAAAAGTTAATGCAAACAATAAAGATAATAGTCGGACTTAGTTCATGAACTATTATCTTTTTATGAACTAAACTGCAGATAAAGGCATTCAAATCTCAAAATTGCTTTCAGCCACCAAAAATGAGTAGATCAACTGGTCCGTTCCACTAAATGACCGTGATTAAGTTAAGGAAGTGACAGGGAGACGGGGAATGAGGAAGACGTATGACCTAGGTTTGATAGCGGCTTTTAAAATACATAgcatataattttgtttttattcagatactagtTAGTCCTCCACtacaatctcacttggtgataactggtaagtgatgatgcagtctaaaatggaggcgagctaacctggaagggaatGGCAGCTTTTACCCATACGCCTTTGggttctacacggtatcgtgacggaacgctaaatcgctttgtggcacagctttgccgatagggtggtaactacccacggccgaagtctcccaccaggcCAAACAGGCAGggatttgaaaattataaaattccaaaaccctgccgggaatccaACCCGGGACCTAATAAGACCACTGTACCAAGGaggtcatcaaaaataaatgtttaattggGAATGCTTGCTGGCTAATAGATGGGTGAATGATAAAATGTTGTATTTTAGTAATACcaaaattattagtttatttaataaactttcacaagtataacttttgaatcgtcaaatgtatcACCATtctgctatacctacctataataggATATGACCTAGCCTAGATATCCAAAAGTCAGATAGGTATGTTAGGTAGCAGAAACAAGTAAACCTTACCAGAAAGTCCACTGCAGAATACTTCTACCATAGCACTCAGGCAATATCCTTTATATCCGCTAGTTTTCTCCATTCCGCCCAAAGGCAAAAGGTGGCCGGTTTCAAACGCCTGAAAAACATTATAGCAAAATTGTCATAACatgaaattaataatgaaaacttTTAGGAATTGCATATCTGAATCCGAGAATTTTTCGATGGttacctttaaaaaaatcttacttcTTTTCCACTATGAAAGATTTTTGGCCCACAGGGGTTTACACCATTTGGGCACTAGATCTGAATTTCGTTTAACGGCTTTTGGAAAACGAAACTGAAAGAAGTGTGCAATCCCGCATACAAAGAAGTAGTATAGGTACCCATAACTAGGTAACTAGCCTTATACTCGATAAGGCTGCTTCAGATTGAGAATTCTCGAATTCGGATTGGACGCAGTGCGTAGAGACTAAAGtgccaatatttatttcttaaacttacCAATTGTGCATCTGTTGTGGGCTTACAATCAGGTCCTAACGCCCATCCTTCAGGCAGAGGCTCGCCTTTCCGTACTTGCATCTCGACCTATCAAAATGCATTgttaataggtacataggtgtcgttttaccaAAATGTGCTTATAAtatttggagttttataatCATTGGTATATTAAACCAACCAAAACAACTTTGGTATATCCGCCAAGAATGGTTTTTTAGAATACCTTTCCCATAGCAGCAGTGGTGGTGGCCAGATCGACCACAATGGAATCGCCACCAGTTGCCGGTGCAGCCATCGAAATTGGATTTGTGCCACATGCTCTCTGGAAAAAAATTGATTTCTGGGTATCAGTTGATAATGGTGAAAAATTGTTGATGACGAGGAAAAAGGAGGTTATTGGTAAGAGATCCCAGCCTCAATTTCGGAAAATTAGCTAGTCTTATGGAGTGAACTTCGATATATGAAGTTGCGACTCTGACGAGCATTTAGGCATTAACAGACGTAACCTTCTTAGTAGTGAAAACTATCTAAAATGGTAGTGAAAAAGAAGTACCTAGAAGGCTATTGATCAAGAGGAACAAGAAAGTGGTAGATAAACAGATGAACTGCTATCAAAATTAATAGGTAGATCTGTTCATTTTTTACCTGTTTAGATCTCGTAGGAACCATAATTGGGGCGGAATTCGTGAACGACATCCCAATAAGTCCTTTCTTTTCAGCCTTCAGTGCCCAGTAACCTGCCATGCCATAGTGATTGCAacctggaaaaataaattcagcTTACATATTGCATCTGGCTTTTGGGGCCCAGAGGGTAGAAATGAAGCGGCGAATTGAgttaaatcaaagaaaattttCAAAGAACACCATGTATTACTATTAGATACTGAACAACTTATTCTTGTCATGGTGTTGAACGCGTTTTTTTACGAAATAATTTCTTAACTAGAGCAATATCGAAAGCGATAATTATCGTGATAAgtagttagttattatttaattgaaattcCTTAAAAACAGGTGAAATCAGACCTTGACCTTCCAATAATAATGTTTAATAGGCAGTTAGATACGAGTAGAACTATATAGCGCAGGATATCACTATAAACAAACAATTATAGTGGTCTGCAAAACAATTAAACTTTGCAAGCAAAGGCTTCGTCTGATTTTATTTACCTTTGAAGTAAGTACAAGGATTAGGATCGCTAAATCACATCTCGGGAACCAAGCCCCAATTGTACATATGTGTGTAAAAAATAGGTAATGAGTAATCTAAAAGGATACCTGGCATTGACTCGGCtattgctttttaaaaaaaactcacctATCATTTatcctatgtacctacatatatacatatCAGTGTGTGTAATAGGGTGTAAGTATGTAgtaaatgtagaatatgtacTGTACCAGCTAAGTGttcctttttaaataaaattaaaaaaaatcgatttaaaGAAGTTCAAAGCATTTTaagaactaagtacctactagtccCCAGCACAAATGAAATCTTCCTTCCCTCTACCGGCCGGCAatctactttttttaaataataagtaaaggAGTGGTTATCATTCCAAGAACTCCATTAAAGTGAAATCATCAGATAGAATAGAAATGTGTGGAATCGGAATACCAAGATTGCTCTACTCgctagatattagtttctagatatgtctgcaaaatttcatggactttggttgcttagtattcaaatgaaattggaactacgattgtatgaaacgagtgacggagagagcccttttaataatagttttcttgggatgataACACGGTGGGCTCTCTGATTGCCCCACAGAAAATTACGACAAAACATAAGTAACGACCTTAGACCAAGAATTGATCTCCGCTTCGGTTGTAGCGGATAAGGTAACGACTGCTAAGTAGGTGTGACAAATTCTTACGTTTCACAGCAACCCATCCAACTCCGCATTCCTTGGCCTTTTTGATCGCTAAATCCATGCAGAAGTTGCCAACTGTGGCACCCAGGCCGTCGCAACCGTCCACCCAGGCGGTCGCAGCGGTTTCCTTCAGGATAACCGGTTCCACGTGAGGATTGCACACCCCTGACTTCATATCGTTTATGTACAGCTctgaaaaaattcaaattcaaaatatttttattcaattagactttaccaagtacttttgaatcgtcaaagcagttaccactggttcggaatgcctttcctaccgagaagataccagcaagaaactcggcggttgctccgTAAATATATGGTTGGGTTTTGGTTGCACATAAACTTTTTTGGATTGTTAT containing:
- the LOC123875655 gene encoding (2R)-3-sulfolactate dehydrogenase (NADP(+))-like; amino-acid sequence: MPDVRVEEAQRFMEESLLAGGAPLSEAKAHADLLLHADIVGHYSHGMNRLELYINDMKSGVCNPHVEPVILKETAATAWVDGCDGLGATVGNFCMDLAIKKAKECGVGWVAVKRCNHYGMAGYWALKAEKKGLIGMSFTNSAPIMVPTRSKQRACGTNPISMAAPATGGDSIVVDLATTTAAMGKVEMQVRKGEPLPEGWALGPDCKPTTDAQLAFETGHLLPLGGMEKTSGYKGYCLSAMVEVFCSGLSGSRATHNVPQWSHTQTEPPNLGQCFVAVDPDCFAPGFGERIADCLQHWRNLEPVDPSLPVLAPGDKEKKNAKITNARGTIVYPQSQINSAKLLAERIGIQPLEVVKA